The following proteins are encoded in a genomic region of Chloracidobacterium sp.:
- the fabF gene encoding beta-ketoacyl-ACP synthase II produces MKRRVVVTGLGLVTAIGNSVGQAWDGLMRGASGADYITKFDASNFPVRFACEVKGFDALDFLDKKEARRMGAFTHFALAASDEAVKCSGLKIDETNAGMVGTYISSGIGDFWAIEREHEKLLTSGPDRVSPFFIVSAIVNLASGNVSIRHGAKGPNSATATACSAGAHAIGDSFRLIERGDADAMICGGTESAITPMSVAGFASMRALSTRNEDPQHASRPFDLERDGFVIGEGAGLMVLEELEFAKRRGANILAEIVGYGMSGDAFHVTMPDETGSGAVRVMQRALSDAGIEPQQIGYINAHGTSTPYNDKFETLAIKKVFGEHAYKIPVSSTKSMTGHALGAAGGLEAVFSVKSIIEKKLPPTINYEFPDPDCDLDYVPNTAREAEVEYVLSNNFGFGGTNACLIFKRFDE; encoded by the coding sequence ATGAAACGTCGGGTGGTCGTAACAGGGCTCGGGTTGGTTACCGCGATCGGCAACAGCGTCGGACAGGCGTGGGATGGCTTAATGCGCGGTGCCAGCGGAGCCGATTACATTACTAAATTTGACGCATCGAACTTTCCCGTGCGCTTTGCGTGCGAAGTGAAGGGCTTTGACGCGTTGGATTTTCTCGACAAGAAAGAGGCGCGCCGGATGGGGGCCTTTACGCATTTCGCACTTGCCGCCTCAGATGAGGCAGTAAAGTGCAGCGGCTTAAAGATCGACGAGACGAATGCCGGGATGGTCGGAACCTATATCAGTTCCGGTATCGGCGATTTCTGGGCGATCGAGCGTGAGCACGAGAAGCTGCTTACTTCGGGGCCTGATCGAGTTTCGCCGTTCTTTATTGTTTCTGCGATCGTAAATCTTGCTTCCGGAAATGTTTCGATCAGGCATGGCGCAAAGGGTCCGAATTCGGCGACGGCAACCGCGTGTTCTGCGGGAGCACACGCTATCGGCGACAGTTTTCGCCTCATTGAGCGCGGTGATGCTGATGCGATGATCTGCGGCGGGACGGAGAGTGCGATCACTCCGATGTCGGTTGCGGGCTTTGCGTCAATGCGGGCTCTCTCGACGCGGAACGAGGATCCGCAGCACGCATCAAGGCCGTTTGACCTCGAGCGTGACGGCTTCGTCATCGGCGAAGGCGCCGGCTTGATGGTGCTCGAGGAACTGGAATTCGCAAAACGGCGTGGGGCGAACATCCTTGCCGAGATCGTCGGTTATGGTATGAGCGGCGATGCGTTTCACGTTACGATGCCTGACGAGACGGGCTCGGGAGCCGTTCGCGTGATGCAGCGTGCCTTGAGCGATGCGGGTATCGAGCCGCAGCAGATCGGCTACATTAATGCACACGGTACATCAACGCCGTACAATGATAAGTTCGAGACGCTTGCTATCAAGAAGGTCTTCGGCGAACACGCATACAAGATACCGGTTAGTTCGACAAAGTCAATGACGGGGCATGCACTTGGAGCGGCCGGCGGCCTTGAAGCTGTGTTTTCCGTCAAGTCGATCATCGAAAAGAAACTTCCGCCGACGATCAATTACGAATTCCCCGATCCTGACTGCGATCTCGATTATGTGCCGAATACGGCCCGCGAAGCCGAGGTCGAGTATGTGCTCTCGAATAATTTCGGGTTCGGCGGTACCAATGCTTGTTTGATATTCAAGCGGTTTGACGAGTAG
- a CDS encoding electron transfer flavoprotein subunit beta/FixA family protein gives MKIIVLMKQVANKDAVLRISGDEKWINETDIAMQTNESDGYALEEALRTIEAKGEGEVVVCTLGPQSAKTVIKDALARGANRAIHIVAENSRELSSYQIAKAIADAIRDENADLIFSGLQSDDASHGQTGVILAELLGIPHATIVIELDRTSLGDTLRLKRELESGWYQWFTYKLPALLTIQSGISQIRYASLKGIMAAKSKEVREVTPQIEAFASAAAVNRVYMPLKTKQTQILGNGDAKAGAVELIEKLRNEARVI, from the coding sequence ATGAAGATCATCGTTCTAATGAAGCAGGTCGCCAATAAGGATGCGGTCCTTCGCATCTCGGGCGACGAAAAGTGGATAAACGAGACGGACATTGCCATGCAGACAAATGAGTCTGACGGCTATGCACTCGAAGAAGCCTTGCGAACGATCGAGGCGAAGGGCGAAGGCGAGGTCGTCGTATGCACGCTCGGCCCGCAGAGTGCAAAAACAGTTATCAAAGACGCTCTTGCGCGCGGTGCGAACCGCGCGATACATATCGTTGCTGAGAACAGCCGTGAACTGTCGTCCTATCAGATCGCAAAGGCCATCGCGGATGCGATCCGTGATGAGAATGCCGATCTGATCTTTTCGGGTCTTCAATCCGATGATGCGAGTCACGGCCAGACGGGCGTGATCCTTGCGGAACTGCTCGGCATTCCGCACGCGACGATCGTCATTGAGCTTGACCGCACAAGCCTCGGCGACACGCTCAGGCTGAAGCGTGAACTCGAAAGCGGCTGGTATCAGTGGTTCACCTACAAGCTGCCCGCACTTCTGACCATTCAATCCGGCATCTCGCAGATCCGTTATGCATCGCTAAAGGGCATCATGGCGGCAAAAAGTAAAGAAGTTCGCGAGGTAACACCGCAGATCGAGGCGTTCGCGTCGGCTGCGGCGGTAAATAGGGTTTATATGCCGCTCAAAACCAAGCAAACGCAGATCCTCGGCAACGGCGACGCAAAAGCAGGCGCCGTCGAGCTGATCGAAAAGCTTCGAAATGAAGCTCGCGTCATCTGA
- a CDS encoding electron transfer flavoprotein subunit alpha/FixB family protein, with the protein MSRILVFIEHNNGVLNKTSLEAITAAQAIGRELGLSVAAVIPCGGDAPTQEIAQYALEKVLVAKNDKLATYTPDAYADAWEAVIKAESPQFVVMAHTYQVRDFAPMVATRFGRELVGDCIRYRNDGGTLVLTRRIFLGKLDADVTIGGDAPYFITFQSGAFRGDAAEKGNAAVEEMDVAVGDVRMTPEAPFQEAKAAVDLTKSEAIVAIGRGIKSQENIALAQELADVLGADLAASRPICDSDWLPIDRQIGSSGQTVSPKVYIALGISGAIQHIVGMKNSGTIVAINKDSEAPIFDIADYGIVGDLFEAVPVMIEEIKKAKA; encoded by the coding sequence ATGAGCCGGATATTAGTTTTTATCGAGCATAACAACGGAGTTCTTAACAAGACATCGCTTGAGGCCATCACTGCTGCTCAGGCGATCGGCCGCGAGCTCGGGCTTAGCGTTGCGGCGGTGATCCCCTGCGGCGGCGATGCACCGACGCAGGAAATCGCTCAGTACGCACTGGAAAAGGTCCTTGTTGCAAAGAACGACAAGCTTGCGACCTACACGCCTGATGCTTACGCGGATGCGTGGGAAGCCGTGATCAAGGCCGAATCGCCGCAATTCGTCGTTATGGCGCACACATATCAAGTGCGTGATTTCGCTCCGATGGTTGCAACGCGCTTTGGCAGAGAACTGGTGGGCGATTGCATCCGCTATCGCAACGACGGCGGTACTCTCGTTCTCACCCGACGGATATTTTTGGGTAAACTTGATGCAGATGTTACGATCGGCGGCGACGCTCCTTACTTCATTACCTTCCAATCGGGAGCGTTCCGCGGTGACGCTGCGGAAAAGGGAAATGCCGCTGTCGAGGAAATGGACGTTGCCGTTGGCGATGTTCGGATGACGCCTGAAGCGCCGTTCCAAGAGGCTAAAGCCGCTGTCGATCTTACAAAGAGCGAGGCGATCGTTGCGATAGGCCGCGGTATCAAATCGCAAGAGAACATCGCACTGGCACAGGAACTCGCCGATGTTCTCGGTGCCGACCTTGCGGCATCACGCCCGATATGCGACAGCGATTGGCTCCCGATCGACCGCCAGATCGGATCGAGCGGACAGACCGTCTCGCCGAAGGTCTATATCGCTCTCGGTATTTCCGGTGCCATCCAGCATATCGTCGGAATGAAGAATTCCGGCACGATAGTCGCGATCAATAAGGACTCGGAGGCACCGATCTTCGATATTGCTGATTACGGCATCGTCGGCGACCTGTTCGAGGCGGTTCCGGTAATGATCGAGGAGATCAAGAAGGCAAAAGCGTAG
- a CDS encoding aminotransferase class III-fold pyridoxal phosphate-dependent enzyme: MTPSTELRRPVIKTALPGPKALEIVNADEQYVTPSYPRPDYKLVADHGSGVWITDADGNTFLDCNAGVAVCSTGHCHPEIVAAITKQANELLHFCGTDFYYRHMPALGKKLDEIVPIDGPTKTHFANSGAEAIETALKLAMYHTRRQKFIAFQRSFHGRTLGALSLTSSKKAQRLGFMRQALDVVHIPYPNKFRHFVTDRPADEAAVTRDVLNWLNKVFETTTPAAEVAGIVLEVVQGEGGYVPAPKEFVKELRRICTENGIMLIVDEVQSGMGRTGKMFALDHHEGVKADIICIAKALGSGLPVAACTARADIMDWHKGAHASTFGGNPVAIASALKTIELLEDGLVDNAREVGAYLEAGLNKIKEKYSVVGDVRGLGMMLGVEFVSGSGDDPLAADAALRDRVEMACFERGLIILGCGTNTIRFSPPLILTKENADVALEIFDEAIAASI, from the coding sequence ATGACACCATCAACAGAACTTCGGCGTCCGGTCATAAAGACCGCACTGCCGGGCCCGAAAGCCCTTGAGATCGTAAATGCGGATGAACAATATGTTACACCGAGTTACCCTCGGCCTGATTATAAACTCGTTGCCGACCATGGCTCCGGCGTTTGGATAACGGACGCCGACGGCAATACGTTCCTCGACTGCAACGCCGGCGTGGCCGTCTGCTCGACAGGACACTGCCATCCGGAGATCGTCGCAGCAATAACAAAACAGGCGAATGAACTGCTGCATTTTTGCGGCACCGACTTTTATTACCGCCATATGCCCGCTCTCGGAAAAAAGCTTGATGAGATCGTACCGATCGACGGACCTACAAAAACCCATTTTGCGAACTCGGGTGCCGAGGCGATCGAGACGGCTCTAAAGCTTGCGATGTACCATACACGCAGGCAGAAGTTCATCGCGTTCCAACGTTCGTTCCACGGCAGAACGCTCGGAGCGCTCTCACTTACGTCTTCGAAGAAGGCGCAGAGGCTCGGCTTTATGCGTCAGGCCCTCGATGTGGTGCACATTCCGTATCCAAACAAGTTTCGCCACTTCGTCACCGATCGCCCCGCCGATGAAGCAGCCGTTACACGAGACGTCCTTAATTGGCTCAACAAGGTCTTCGAAACAACAACGCCGGCCGCCGAGGTCGCGGGCATCGTCCTCGAGGTGGTCCAGGGCGAAGGCGGATACGTGCCGGCACCTAAGGAATTCGTAAAGGAACTTCGCCGCATCTGCACCGAGAACGGCATCATGCTGATCGTTGACGAAGTACAGTCAGGAATGGGCCGCACAGGCAAGATGTTCGCTCTCGATCATCACGAAGGCGTCAAGGCCGACATAATCTGCATCGCGAAGGCACTAGGCTCGGGCCTGCCGGTTGCGGCGTGTACCGCTCGTGCGGATATTATGGACTGGCACAAAGGTGCTCACGCATCAACATTCGGAGGCAACCCTGTCGCAATAGCGTCCGCGTTAAAGACCATCGAACTGCTCGAAGACGGGCTTGTCGATAATGCCCGCGAGGTCGGGGCGTATCTCGAAGCAGGGCTCAATAAAATTAAGGAGAAATACAGCGTTGTCGGCGATGTTCGCGGCCTGGGTATGATGCTCGGTGTCGAGTTTGTCAGTGGTTCCGGTGATGATCCGCTGGCTGCGGATGCAGCGCTTCGCGACCGTGTCGAAATGGCATGTTTCGAGCGCGGGCTGATAATACTTGGCTGCGGAACCAACACGATCCGCTTCTCGCCTCCGCTTATCCTTACCAAGGAGAACGCCGACGTCGCGCTTGAGATCTTTGATGAGGCCATCGCCGCCTCGATCTGA
- a CDS encoding thioredoxin domain-containing protein, whose product MSNEQTFSNHLAGETSPYLLQHAHNPVDWYPWGEEAFEKARAEDKPVLVSIGYSACHWCHVMEHESFEDKATAAIMNEHFVNIKVDMEERPDIDQIYMNFVQLTTGRGGWPMNVFVRPDKKPFFGGTYFPPSPQYGMPSWKQILLSIADAWHEKRGELDESVERIVSELQALAATGPSGSVSNELLERAFASFSKSFDQKNGGFGGVPKFPQAMSLEFLLRYHHRTGDRHALEMVTRTLDKMARGGIYDQLGGGFHRYSVDTVWLVPHFEKMLYDNALLARLYLHAFQVTGKGLYKRVAVETLDYLVREMLDESGGFYSSQDADSEGEEGKFFVWTKEEIEYELGAEAERFCRVYGVSAEGNFEGKNILNLPGEESSEREVSELGTARLRLFDLREKRVKPGRDEKVLTAWNGLALAAFADAGGVLGRSDYLQVAERNAEFILGRLKRDGRLLRTWKGGKAKLNGYIEDYANVADGLLALSEATGDLSKVNAAKELAEVMLTEFWDRDSGGFFFTSDDHEELIVRNKDLYDNATPSGNSAAADVMLRLAKLTGDERYDRYAVTTLRIASPQIQKYPQAFGRFLSAIEFRLAGTKEVVVIGPPANELRTAAMSLYLPNSVRIFAEASVDEIPLLSGRKMIDGKATAYVCENFVCERPVTDIDEFKSLLGR is encoded by the coding sequence ATGTCAAATGAACAGACCTTCAGCAATCATCTGGCGGGCGAAACGTCGCCTTATCTGCTTCAACACGCGCACAATCCGGTTGACTGGTATCCGTGGGGCGAGGAGGCGTTCGAGAAGGCGCGCGCCGAAGATAAGCCGGTGCTCGTATCTATCGGTTACTCGGCGTGCCATTGGTGTCATGTGATGGAGCATGAGTCGTTCGAGGATAAGGCGACCGCCGCAATAATGAACGAGCATTTCGTCAACATCAAGGTCGATATGGAAGAGCGGCCGGATATCGATCAGATCTATATGAACTTCGTCCAACTGACAACGGGACGAGGCGGCTGGCCTATGAATGTATTTGTGCGGCCCGACAAGAAGCCTTTCTTTGGCGGCACCTATTTTCCGCCAAGCCCGCAATACGGAATGCCGTCATGGAAGCAGATACTGCTGAGCATTGCTGATGCCTGGCACGAAAAACGCGGCGAACTTGACGAGTCGGTCGAACGGATCGTAAGCGAGCTGCAAGCTCTTGCCGCTACCGGGCCAAGCGGCAGCGTGTCGAACGAACTGCTCGAACGGGCATTCGCATCTTTCTCGAAGAGTTTTGATCAAAAGAACGGCGGTTTTGGCGGCGTACCGAAATTTCCGCAAGCGATGTCGCTCGAGTTCTTGCTGCGTTATCATCACCGCACGGGCGACAGGCACGCGCTTGAGATGGTTACGCGAACACTCGACAAGATGGCACGCGGCGGCATTTATGATCAGCTCGGCGGCGGATTTCATCGCTATTCGGTCGATACGGTTTGGCTGGTGCCGCATTTTGAAAAGATGCTTTACGATAACGCCTTGCTTGCACGTCTCTATCTGCATGCTTTTCAGGTTACGGGCAAGGGCCTTTACAAGCGTGTTGCGGTCGAGACGCTCGATTATCTGGTCCGTGAGATGCTGGATGAGAGCGGCGGCTTTTATTCATCGCAGGATGCGGACAGCGAGGGTGAAGAAGGGAAATTCTTTGTCTGGACTAAAGAAGAGATCGAATATGAACTCGGCGCTGAAGCAGAAAGATTTTGCCGAGTGTACGGCGTTTCGGCGGAAGGTAACTTCGAAGGCAAGAATATTTTGAACTTGCCCGGCGAAGAAAGCAGTGAACGTGAGGTGTCGGAACTCGGTACAGCGCGGCTCAGACTTTTTGATCTGCGCGAAAAGCGTGTAAAGCCGGGCCGCGATGAAAAGGTGCTGACCGCGTGGAACGGCCTTGCATTGGCCGCCTTTGCGGATGCGGGCGGTGTGTTGGGAAGAAGTGATTACCTTCAGGTCGCAGAGCGCAATGCGGAATTCATACTTGGCCGATTGAAACGTGACGGCAGATTGCTCCGCACATGGAAGGGCGGAAAGGCGAAGCTTAACGGCTATATCGAGGACTATGCGAATGTTGCTGACGGCTTGCTCGCACTATCCGAAGCGACGGGCGACCTAAGCAAAGTGAATGCGGCAAAGGAGTTGGCAGAGGTGATGCTGACGGAATTTTGGGACAGGGACTCGGGCGGCTTCTTTTTCACATCGGACGATCATGAAGAGCTGATCGTTCGGAACAAAGACCTTTATGACAACGCGACGCCTTCCGGGAATTCTGCTGCCGCTGATGTGATGCTGCGGCTCGCAAAACTCACCGGTGATGAGCGTTACGATCGTTATGCCGTAACAACGCTGCGGATCGCCTCGCCGCAGATCCAAAAATATCCGCAGGCATTCGGCCGCTTTCTCTCCGCTATCGAGTTCCGCTTGGCCGGCACTAAGGAGGTCGTTGTGATCGGCCCGCCGGCGAATGAACTTCGAACTGCCGCAATGAGCCTCTACCTGCCGAACAGCGTACGCATTTTTGCTGAAGCTTCTGTTGATGAGATACCGCTGCTGAGCGGTCGCAAAATGATCGACGGTAAAGCGACAGCCTATGTTTGCGAGAATTTCGTTTGCGAGAGGCCGGTAACGGATATTGATGAATTCAAGAGCCTGCTTGGAAGGTAA
- a CDS encoding GGDEF domain-containing protein, translated as MSNFPIPRSAAQDQCKHRLSIAVSAIVVVGVFALGNATVDTTIKGLLFFAVLAGYIVFLTINQRVHPSLQPDDLSPDETEERLSVLEDAVAYFGSSLEVSEIFRLVAARMKDLVSFDAALLLSVDTGSDNLSRVCWEGESLAQTDNFEVEFGASLAAVCAASGAVRQSSSSGSNAETGIGGSGSRFCSTAAFPLKQAGEVVAVVQLFSTDPNHLGQWSVPMLEAIAARVAPIAGRSKAAELNTAAALTDRLTNLPNERAFYTVLETQVAEAHRNRNERTVSILAIDIKYFSDVNERFGHTSGDRLLSFVAGELKRQLRQMDLLTRSVDDEFLVTLPTATESVVSEVVERLKAAFAGLRFDIDSEQSITVPLNFGQATFGIDGEDASKLLAVARSRKDGSKADLTSKVIWFPRDSIR; from the coding sequence ATGAGCAACTTCCCGATACCGCGCAGTGCGGCCCAAGATCAATGTAAGCACCGACTTTCAATTGCCGTTTCGGCGATAGTTGTCGTTGGAGTATTTGCCCTCGGTAACGCGACTGTCGATACGACGATCAAAGGGCTGTTGTTCTTTGCAGTGCTCGCCGGCTACATCGTCTTCCTGACGATAAACCAGCGAGTACATCCGTCGCTGCAGCCTGACGATCTGTCGCCCGATGAAACAGAAGAAAGATTGTCTGTTCTCGAGGATGCTGTCGCATATTTCGGCAGTTCGCTGGAAGTGTCGGAGATATTTCGCCTCGTTGCCGCTCGGATGAAAGACCTTGTATCGTTCGATGCGGCTTTGCTACTCAGCGTAGATACCGGCTCGGATAACCTGAGCCGCGTATGCTGGGAAGGCGAATCGCTCGCACAAACGGATAATTTCGAAGTTGAGTTCGGAGCAAGCCTGGCAGCGGTTTGCGCCGCGAGCGGTGCGGTTCGTCAGTCGAGTTCATCGGGGTCAAATGCCGAGACAGGGATTGGCGGTTCAGGATCTCGCTTCTGCTCGACCGCGGCCTTTCCGCTGAAGCAGGCAGGCGAGGTCGTCGCGGTCGTACAGCTCTTCTCAACGGATCCGAACCATTTAGGCCAATGGTCAGTACCAATGCTTGAAGCGATCGCTGCTCGCGTCGCTCCCATCGCCGGAAGATCAAAAGCCGCTGAGCTCAATACGGCGGCGGCTTTGACTGACCGCCTTACGAATCTGCCAAACGAGCGGGCATTCTACACAGTGCTTGAGACACAGGTCGCCGAGGCACACAGGAATCGAAATGAACGAACCGTATCGATCCTCGCTATCGACATAAAGTATTTCAGCGATGTGAACGAACGCTTCGGCCATACTTCCGGTGATCGTTTGCTTAGCTTCGTTGCCGGAGAATTGAAACGTCAATTGCGACAGATGGATCTTCTGACCAGGTCGGTCGATGATGAGTTCTTGGTTACGCTGCCGACGGCGACCGAGTCGGTTGTAAGCGAGGTCGTCGAACGATTAAAAGCGGCCTTTGCCGGACTTAGATTTGATATAGATAGTGAGCAAAGCATCACGGTTCCGTTGAATTTCGGACAGGCGACCTTTGGCATCGACGGCGAAGATGCCTCGAAGCTCCTTGCGGTCGCGCGGAGTCGAAAGGACGGTTCAAAGGCGGACCTGACATCAAAGGTCATTTGGTTCCCGAGAGATTCTATTCGTTGA
- a CDS encoding MBL fold metallo-hydrolase: protein MASVTFYGAAGSVTGSKYLLECNGKKVLIDCGLFQGERELRERNWNDPPFAASEIDAVVLTHAHIDHTGWLPRLVKLGYKGRVVTSRATGDLLKILLPDSARLQEEEADYRNRHALTRHDPALPLYDEADARAALELLDTVPNDGIAWDLCEGFTASFSVAGHIMGASEVLVEMANARPDGSPIRFLFSGDLGHYDQPIIKDPAPPPVCDYMMCESTYGDRLHEDTNSETRFAEIIREAARRQAPILIPAFAVGRTQEVLYMIRELEEKGAIPILPVIVDSPMASQATQVYNRWHEEHDLEYASILARKKHPLRTAAMSTASTREESKHLNDMKGARIIISASGMLTGGRVLHHAMRILPNENATIIFVGYQAAGTTGRRVVNGEREVKIMKNWVPVNCHVERIDGFSAHADWKGVLRWLSGLKTAPKTIFTTHGEPEAAEAMAQHIRDTFGWTVVVPQYDQTIQLA from the coding sequence ATGGCGAGTGTTACATTCTACGGAGCAGCGGGTTCGGTTACGGGGTCAAAATATCTGCTTGAATGCAACGGTAAGAAGGTTCTTATCGACTGCGGACTCTTTCAGGGCGAAAGAGAACTGCGCGAAAGGAATTGGAATGATCCTCCGTTCGCCGCGAGCGAGATCGACGCCGTCGTACTCACGCACGCTCACATCGATCATACGGGATGGCTGCCGCGGCTTGTGAAACTAGGCTACAAAGGGCGCGTTGTGACCTCAAGAGCGACGGGCGACCTCCTGAAGATACTTCTTCCCGATTCTGCACGGCTTCAAGAGGAAGAGGCAGACTATCGTAACCGTCACGCATTGACTCGGCACGATCCGGCGCTGCCGCTATACGATGAAGCAGATGCGCGGGCTGCGTTGGAATTGCTTGATACGGTGCCGAATGACGGTATCGCCTGGGACCTTTGCGAAGGCTTTACGGCAAGTTTCAGCGTTGCCGGGCACATAATGGGTGCAAGCGAAGTGCTCGTCGAGATGGCGAACGCACGGCCCGACGGGTCACCCATACGATTTCTCTTCTCGGGCGATCTCGGCCACTACGATCAGCCGATCATTAAAGACCCCGCGCCGCCGCCGGTTTGCGACTATATGATGTGCGAGTCAACCTATGGGGACCGCTTGCACGAGGATACGAACAGCGAGACAAGATTTGCGGAGATAATACGCGAGGCCGCAAGGCGGCAAGCCCCGATCTTGATCCCGGCATTTGCCGTTGGGCGTACACAAGAGGTGCTTTATATGATCCGCGAATTGGAAGAAAAGGGTGCCATCCCGATCCTTCCGGTGATCGTGGACTCGCCGATGGCCTCGCAAGCAACGCAGGTTTATAACCGCTGGCACGAGGAACACGATCTGGAATACGCGTCGATCCTCGCTCGGAAGAAGCATCCGCTTAGGACCGCTGCGATGTCAACCGCCTCGACCAGAGAGGAGTCAAAGCATCTCAATGATATGAAGGGCGCGCGCATTATCATTTCAGCCTCGGGCATGCTTACCGGCGGCCGCGTTCTGCACCATGCAATGCGGATCCTGCCGAATGAAAATGCGACGATCATTTTTGTCGGCTATCAAGCTGCCGGCACAACGGGGCGTCGTGTCGTTAACGGCGAGCGTGAGGTCAAGATAATGAAGAATTGGGTTCCGGTGAACTGTCACGTCGAGCGTATCGACGGCTTTTCGGCTCATGCCGACTGGAAGGGCGTGCTGCGTTGGCTAAGCGGACTGAAAACTGCACCGAAAACGATCTTTACGACGCATGGCGAGCCGGAAGCTGCGGAAGCAATGGCGCAGCATATACGCGATACCTTCGGTTGGACGGTAGTCGTTCCTCAATATGATCAGACGATACAGTTGGCGTAA
- a CDS encoding PilZ domain-containing protein, translating into MYRENDTEITREMTDVSIVSKNGASLILSRRWPIGRLLSLVMQMPDELRVYDHGADVYPVMAIVQNCIESDLDGTPVFHTGVAFIGKIQPESFKADPTQCYYITGLDETGLWRIKESENAFHARKHARFWRRVPVTIAVRDEATRTSHKAELFTRDISRGGLAVWGPLDVAVGDRVKISSKDHDFYSMAVVKGRSEGRREGDPPLIHLQFDGYEFPVTKFDVPNSMPKEDSPEIKIKAPVPIIEAKEPEEHGQTDASSGDHAVDEFVKF; encoded by the coding sequence ATGTATCGCGAAAACGATACGGAAATAACCCGTGAAATGACGGATGTTTCCATTGTCTCAAAGAACGGAGCTTCACTGATCCTGTCAAGACGATGGCCCATTGGAAGACTTCTTTCGCTTGTAATGCAGATGCCGGACGAGCTCCGTGTTTACGATCACGGAGCGGATGTCTATCCCGTTATGGCGATCGTGCAGAACTGCATCGAGTCCGATCTCGACGGAACTCCTGTCTTCCACACCGGTGTCGCGTTCATCGGCAAGATACAGCCCGAGAGTTTTAAGGCGGACCCGACGCAGTGTTATTACATAACGGGTCTTGATGAGACCGGCCTGTGGCGGATCAAAGAATCGGAGAATGCCTTTCACGCCAGGAAGCACGCGAGATTTTGGCGGCGTGTCCCGGTTACGATTGCGGTCCGTGATGAGGCAACACGGACATCCCATAAGGCGGAGCTTTTCACGCGTGACATCAGCCGCGGAGGCCTGGCCGTCTGGGGGCCGCTTGACGTAGCGGTCGGAGACCGCGTGAAGATCAGCAGTAAGGATCATGATTTCTACTCAATGGCTGTTGTAAAGGGGCGCAGTGAAGGACGCAGGGAAGGCGACCCGCCGTTGATACATTTGCAATTTGACGGTTATGAGTTTCCGGTTACTAAGTTCGATGTGCCTAACTCAATGCCTAAAGAAGATAGTCCTGAGATCAAAATAAAGGCCCCTGTCCCCATCATCGAAGCGAAAGAACCCGAAGAACACGGTCAAACCGACGCTTCGTCGGGCGATCACGCCGTGGATGAATTCGTTAAATTCTAG